From Desulfomicrobium apsheronum, the proteins below share one genomic window:
- the murG gene encoding undecaprenyldiphospho-muramoylpentapeptide beta-N-acetylglucosaminyltransferase: MKRLILTTGGTGGHIFPALAVAESVRASVPDCEILFVGSERGPEGEWARKSGLPFVALPAQGVLGRGIKSAATALWLGRSLLKSWRLLREFKPDVVLGLGGYAGFSCPLAASLMGIPSAIHEQNSVPGVTNRVLARRVDRVLVSFADMEGPVFGGPKAVVTGNPVRAEIRALREERRMPGRNILIVGGSQGASALNGFVVRELDRLKALGLGIWHQTGKDEFEAIREVYAQKYPAARVEPFISDMHEAYRFADLVICRAGATTIAELTVAGKPSILVPFPYATHDHQLRNARSLEKVGAALVIQQRQLDELNLSSVVGDLFQMPENLARMARAVRDAGIPDAGDRVVAQLQDLASSKTRRVRR; this comes from the coding sequence ATGAAACGTTTGATTCTGACCACAGGCGGCACCGGAGGCCACATTTTCCCGGCACTGGCCGTGGCGGAGTCCGTGCGCGCCTCTGTGCCTGACTGCGAGATCCTGTTCGTGGGCTCGGAACGTGGCCCCGAAGGGGAATGGGCACGCAAGTCCGGATTGCCTTTTGTGGCCCTGCCGGCCCAGGGCGTTCTGGGACGAGGCATCAAGAGCGCGGCCACGGCCTTGTGGCTGGGCCGCAGCCTGCTCAAGTCCTGGCGGCTTCTGCGTGAGTTCAAGCCCGACGTGGTGCTGGGCCTTGGCGGCTACGCGGGATTTTCCTGTCCCCTGGCGGCAAGCCTGATGGGCATCCCCTCGGCCATTCACGAGCAGAACAGCGTGCCCGGGGTGACCAACCGCGTTCTGGCGCGGCGCGTGGACCGCGTGCTGGTCAGCTTCGCGGACATGGAAGGTCCGGTCTTCGGCGGCCCAAAAGCGGTCGTCACCGGCAATCCCGTCCGCGCCGAAATCCGCGCCTTGCGTGAGGAGCGGCGCATGCCGGGGCGCAACATTTTGATTGTGGGCGGCAGCCAGGGCGCCTCCGCCCTGAACGGCTTCGTGGTGCGGGAACTCGACCGGCTCAAAGCCCTGGGGCTCGGCATCTGGCATCAGACGGGAAAAGACGAATTCGAGGCCATCCGCGAGGTTTACGCCCAAAAATATCCCGCCGCGCGCGTGGAGCCTTTCATCAGCGATATGCACGAGGCCTACCGTTTTGCCGATTTGGTGATCTGTCGGGCCGGGGCCACGACCATCGCGGAACTTACTGTGGCAGGGAAGCCGAGCATTCTGGTGCCCTTTCCCTACGCAACCCACGACCACCAGCTACGGAACGCGCGTTCGCTGGAAAAGGTCGGAGCGGCGCTGGTCATTCAGCAACGTCAGCTGGATGAGTTGAATTTGTCTTCTGTGGTGGGCGATCTTTTTCAAATGCCGGAGAATCTGGCCAGAATGGCACGGGCGGTCCGCGATGCGGGCATCCCCGACGCCGGAGACAGGGTCGTGGCGCAATTACAGGATTTGGCGTCGAGCAAAACACGGCGCGTAAGACGGTGA
- the ftsA gene encoding cell division protein FtsA: MAKSELIVGLDIGTTKICTVVGEVGTDSLVDIIGIGTSPSTGLRKGVVVNIEQTVQSIKKALEEAELMAGCEIRAVYAGIAGSHIKGFNSHGVIAVKGGEVTARDIERVIDAAKAVAIPLDREVIHILPQEYIVDDQTGIADPLGMAGVRLEVKVHIVTGAVTSAQNIVKSCHKSGLDVEDIVLEAFASSKAVLTDEEREIGVALVDIGGGTSDIAIFHGNSIKHTGVIALGGTNLTNDIAFGLRTPTQAAEKIKIKYGCALAELVKKDEIIEVPSVGGREPRKLTRQVLAEICEPRMEELLALVDQELIRSGYKKLIGAGVVLTGGASRIEGIQELAEQVFNLPTRTGSPAGVGGLKDVVDSPTYATAVGLLLYGAEKHGRDSKIRIRDKNIFHSILARMKKWFVDIS; this comes from the coding sequence ATGGCCAAGTCTGAATTGATCGTCGGTCTGGACATCGGAACGACCAAGATATGTACCGTCGTGGGCGAGGTGGGTACGGATTCGCTGGTGGATATCATCGGCATCGGGACCAGCCCTTCCACCGGCTTGCGCAAGGGCGTGGTCGTCAACATCGAACAGACCGTGCAGTCCATCAAGAAAGCCCTCGAAGAAGCCGAGCTCATGGCCGGTTGCGAGATCAGGGCCGTTTACGCAGGGATCGCGGGCAGCCACATCAAGGGCTTCAACAGCCATGGCGTGATCGCCGTCAAGGGCGGCGAAGTGACCGCCCGCGACATCGAGCGGGTCATCGACGCGGCCAAGGCCGTGGCCATCCCGCTCGATAGGGAAGTCATCCATATTTTGCCTCAGGAGTACATCGTCGACGACCAGACCGGCATCGCCGATCCTCTGGGCATGGCCGGGGTGCGCCTTGAGGTGAAGGTGCACATCGTCACCGGAGCGGTGACCAGCGCCCAGAACATCGTCAAGAGCTGTCACAAGTCGGGGCTCGACGTCGAAGACATCGTGCTTGAGGCTTTTGCCTCGTCCAAGGCCGTGCTGACCGACGAGGAGCGCGAGATCGGCGTCGCGCTGGTGGATATCGGGGGCGGAACCTCGGATATCGCGATTTTTCACGGCAACTCCATCAAGCACACCGGGGTCATCGCCCTTGGCGGGACCAACCTGACCAATGACATCGCCTTTGGCCTGCGCACGCCGACCCAGGCCGCCGAAAAGATCAAGATCAAGTACGGCTGCGCATTGGCGGAGCTGGTCAAGAAGGATGAGATCATCGAAGTGCCGAGCGTTGGTGGCCGGGAGCCGCGCAAGCTGACCAGGCAGGTCCTGGCGGAGATCTGTGAGCCGCGCATGGAGGAATTGCTTGCATTGGTGGACCAGGAGCTGATCCGCTCCGGGTACAAGAAACTTATAGGCGCGGGAGTGGTGCTGACTGGCGGCGCGTCGCGTATCGAAGGGATTCAGGAACTGGCGGAGCAGGTCTTCAACCTGCCGACCAGGACGGGTTCGCCTGCCGGAGTGGGCGGACTCAAGGATGTGGTGGACAGCCCTACCTATGCCACGGCGGTGGGACTGCTTCTCTATGGCGCGGAAAAGCATGGGCGGGACAGTAAGATCCGCATCCGCGACAAGAACATTTTTCACTCCATCCTGGCGCGGATGAAGAAATGGTTCGTGGATATCAGCTGA
- a CDS encoding cell division protein FtsQ/DivIB, translating into MSTAVLGKKIRRNVPRRKERKQSVDKGAVLGGLLLGLGRTVFVLTRWTLGVAAVVVVSFGILFAYRWVTAHEFFALTSLRIEGSQRLGREEIAEMGGVSTGSNVLSINIAEVQRRIAASEWVESVAVTRVLPDGLIIEVKEREPAFLTRRDEQLYYADINGQTIAPVSVDKFISLPILETEEGVQVGSGIRTLLDEVARNSLPFGMSQIAWLRQDSADQFSIFLEKPRVLVQLDGADLNSALASLTKVWADLGRRGELDRTEFMFVMPGRAWIRLHADQTL; encoded by the coding sequence GTGAGCACGGCGGTTCTGGGCAAGAAGATTCGCCGGAACGTACCCCGGCGCAAGGAACGAAAGCAGTCCGTGGACAAGGGCGCGGTGCTCGGCGGACTCCTTCTTGGCCTGGGACGCACGGTTTTCGTTCTGACACGCTGGACCCTGGGCGTTGCCGCGGTTGTCGTGGTCAGTTTCGGGATTCTGTTCGCTTACAGGTGGGTCACGGCCCATGAGTTTTTTGCCCTTACCAGTCTGCGGATCGAAGGCTCTCAGCGGCTCGGGCGAGAGGAGATCGCGGAGATGGGCGGGGTTAGCACGGGATCGAATGTCTTGAGCATCAACATCGCGGAGGTGCAGCGCCGCATCGCCGCCAGCGAATGGGTGGAAAGCGTGGCCGTGACCAGGGTTCTGCCCGACGGCCTGATCATCGAGGTGAAGGAACGAGAACCCGCCTTCCTGACGCGCCGTGACGAGCAGCTCTACTACGCGGACATCAACGGGCAGACCATAGCGCCCGTGAGCGTGGACAAGTTCATATCGCTCCCGATTCTGGAGACGGAAGAGGGCGTGCAGGTCGGAAGCGGGATCAGGACGCTGCTGGACGAGGTCGCAAGGAACTCTCTGCCTTTCGGCATGAGCCAGATAGCCTGGCTGCGGCAGGACAGCGCGGATCAGTTCAGCATATTTTTGGAAAAGCCGCGGGTGCTCGTGCAGTTGGATGGCGCGGATCTCAATTCCGCGCTGGCAAGCCTGACCAAGGTCTGGGCTGATTTGGGGCGCCGGGGCGAACTGGATCGCACCGAATTTATGTTTGTCATGCCCGGTCGGGCATGGATCAGGCTACATGCCGATCAAACACTCTAG
- the ftsW gene encoding putative lipid II flippase FtsW, protein MKITQREAARQLMSFDVILLGAVICLASLGLIMVLSASGIMAEKVYGDKYALFWKQVLFMVAGGVVLTVAARSNIEFFYRHTYLWILLAAGLLLLTVFSPLATTAGGASRWLRIGPFSIQPLEAAKIALVFYLSYFFANKQDLVKTFSVGFLPPIMVTGSLCFLLLLQPDFGGAVFLAGLLFLMCLVGGTRIIFLGSAIVLALVSAALLVVNSPYRFRRVFSFLDPFQDAQNTGYQLVQSLYGLGSGGWFGQGLGEGKQKLFFLPEAHNDFIMSVLGEELGFVGVSLIIILLGVVLWRTLAISIRQATMHDRITAFGMGAIVIVGGILNMGVVLGAIPPKGVPMPFLSYGGSHLLSGFFCTGVLLNLSRKVKA, encoded by the coding sequence ATGAAGATCACCCAGCGCGAAGCGGCCCGCCAGCTCATGAGCTTTGACGTCATCTTGCTGGGCGCGGTCATCTGTCTGGCTTCCCTCGGGCTTATCATGGTTCTGAGCGCAAGCGGCATCATGGCCGAGAAGGTTTATGGCGACAAATACGCCCTGTTCTGGAAGCAGGTGCTGTTCATGGTCGCCGGAGGCGTCGTGCTGACGGTGGCGGCCCGCTCGAACATCGAATTTTTCTATCGTCACACCTATCTCTGGATTTTGCTGGCGGCCGGACTTCTGCTGCTGACCGTTTTTTCGCCGCTCGCCACCACTGCCGGCGGGGCAAGTCGCTGGTTGCGGATCGGGCCGTTCTCCATCCAGCCGCTGGAGGCTGCCAAGATCGCGTTGGTTTTCTACCTGTCCTACTTTTTCGCCAACAAACAGGACCTGGTCAAAACCTTCAGCGTGGGCTTTCTCCCACCGATCATGGTGACAGGGAGTCTGTGTTTCCTGCTGCTCCTGCAACCTGATTTCGGTGGCGCGGTATTTCTGGCGGGCCTGCTTTTCCTGATGTGCCTGGTCGGTGGAACGCGGATCATTTTCCTGGGATCGGCCATTGTTCTGGCCCTGGTCTCGGCGGCGCTGCTGGTGGTCAATTCCCCATATCGTTTTCGCCGGGTCTTCTCGTTCCTGGATCCGTTCCAGGATGCCCAGAACACGGGATACCAGCTGGTGCAGTCTCTTTACGGTCTGGGTTCGGGCGGATGGTTCGGCCAGGGACTGGGCGAGGGAAAGCAGAAGCTTTTCTTTCTGCCCGAAGCGCACAACGACTTCATCATGTCCGTGCTCGGTGAAGAACTGGGTTTTGTCGGGGTGTCGCTGATCATCATCCTGCTCGGTGTGGTCTTGTGGCGGACCCTTGCGATCAGCATCCGCCAGGCAACCATGCATGACCGCATCACCGCCTTCGGCATGGGAGCGATCGTGATCGTCGGCGGCATTCTGAACATGGGCGTGGTTCTGGGTGCAATTCCCCCAAAGGGCGTGCCCATGCCCTTTTTGAGCTATGGCGGCAGCCATCTGCTGTCCGGATTTTTCTGCACCGGAGTGCTGCTCAACCTGTCACGCAAGGTCAAGGCATGA
- the murC gene encoding UDP-N-acetylmuramate--L-alanine ligase yields MKSKIRKIHMVGIGGAGMSGIAEVLLTLGYEVSGSDLVKGPVALRLESLGATIHAGHERKNVRDAQVVVRSTAVRDDNPELEEARAHGVPIIPRAEMLAELMRLKVGVAVAGTHGKTTTTSLLATIFMEAHLDPTVIIGGRLNAYGSNAMLGQGRYLIAEADESDGSFLCLLPRISIVTNVDADHLDYYKDLDEIRDSFVEFMNSVPFYGLNVVCGDDKGVQSILPRVRRPVMTYGFGEGNDLRAEIISCEAGSRFNVYRHGEFWGEVSLTHPGRHNVLNALAAIGVAMEAEVPRADIIHGLGAFAGVGRRFEHKGERNGVLVVDDYGHHPTEIAATLETARLCYPHKRLVVAFQPHRFSRTQALFGEFSKVFAGVDQLLLTEIYPASESPIPGVSGQSLAQAIRQVTSTPVRFFEDFGSMQAALGEILHEGDLFLTLGAGSIWTVGQGYLDDGAGNP; encoded by the coding sequence ATGAAGTCGAAAATAAGAAAAATACACATGGTAGGCATCGGCGGCGCAGGCATGAGCGGCATTGCCGAGGTGCTGCTGACCCTTGGCTACGAAGTGTCGGGTTCGGACTTGGTCAAGGGGCCGGTGGCGTTGCGCCTTGAGTCTCTCGGGGCCACGATTCATGCCGGTCACGAAAGGAAGAACGTCCGCGATGCCCAGGTCGTGGTCCGCTCCACTGCCGTGCGCGACGACAATCCCGAGCTTGAGGAAGCTCGCGCCCATGGCGTGCCCATCATCCCGCGCGCTGAAATGCTGGCCGAGCTGATGCGTCTCAAGGTCGGCGTGGCGGTGGCCGGGACCCACGGGAAAACCACGACCACGTCGCTCCTGGCCACGATCTTCATGGAAGCCCATCTTGATCCCACGGTCATCATCGGTGGCCGCCTGAACGCCTACGGTTCCAACGCCATGCTTGGCCAGGGACGCTATCTCATCGCCGAAGCCGACGAGTCTGACGGGTCGTTTTTGTGCCTTTTGCCGAGAATATCCATCGTCACCAACGTCGATGCGGATCATCTGGATTACTACAAGGACCTGGACGAAATCCGGGACAGCTTTGTCGAATTCATGAACAGCGTGCCGTTTTACGGACTGAACGTGGTCTGCGGTGACGACAAGGGCGTGCAGTCCATTCTGCCCAGGGTCCGTCGTCCGGTCATGACCTACGGATTCGGTGAAGGAAACGATCTGCGCGCCGAGATCATAAGCTGCGAGGCGGGATCGCGATTCAACGTCTATCGCCACGGGGAATTCTGGGGCGAGGTGTCGCTGACCCATCCCGGTCGGCACAATGTCCTGAATGCCTTGGCCGCCATCGGCGTGGCCATGGAGGCCGAGGTTCCGAGGGCGGACATCATCCACGGTCTTGGAGCCTTTGCCGGAGTCGGGCGCCGCTTTGAACACAAGGGCGAGCGGAACGGAGTGCTCGTGGTCGACGATTATGGCCACCATCCGACGGAGATCGCCGCCACCCTCGAAACCGCACGGCTGTGCTATCCGCACAAACGCCTGGTGGTGGCCTTCCAGCCACACAGGTTCAGCAGGACGCAGGCCCTGTTCGGCGAGTTTTCAAAGGTGTTCGCGGGGGTTGATCAGTTGCTGCTGACGGAGATCTATCCGGCCAGCGAATCCCCCATCCCCGGCGTCAGCGGGCAGAGTCTGGCTCAGGCCATCCGGCAGGTGACCAGCACACCGGTGCGATTTTTCGAGGATTTCGGGTCCATGCAGGCCGCTCTTGGCGAGATTCTGCACGAAGGGGATCTGTTTTTGACGCTGGGCGCTGGCAGCATCTGGACCGTCGGGCAGGGATATCTGGACGATGGGGCGGGGAATCCGTGA
- the murD gene encoding UDP-N-acetylmuramoyl-L-alanine--D-glutamate ligase, producing MREFIHEDQLRGHIAIVLGAGASGIAAARLLVKMGASVRVLEKNEASAAKVPADLGFTVCAGEHEPEHFAGANLIVLSPGIARSKVAHLLPAGVQVVSELELASWFVSEPIIAVTGTNGKTTTTTLIGRILEANGKKVFTGGNIGTPLCEYLLGGEQADILVLEVSSFQLQNSPSFHPRVGVLLNFSANHLDYHETMEEYLSAKLSMFGHMDASDLAVVPLSMKDELERRNFTQGRRVYFVASPRFECPGLPGEHNRENMEAAYLACRYFGLSEEDVQRGIDGFATLPHRIEAVAEHKGIVFIDDSKSTTIDSMIAALKSQDRPVRLLAGGVFKGGDLCAVVPILREKVRGVYLFGQSREIFEAAWSGCGKEISWDATLEEALFRAAADARSGECVLLSPATASFDLFANYKERGKAFQRAVREWVEGAS from the coding sequence ATGCGCGAATTCATCCATGAAGATCAGCTTCGCGGTCACATCGCGATCGTGCTGGGGGCGGGAGCCTCGGGTATCGCGGCGGCGCGTCTTCTGGTGAAGATGGGCGCGTCGGTGCGCGTGCTGGAGAAGAACGAAGCCAGTGCCGCCAAGGTCCCCGCCGATCTGGGCTTCACGGTCTGCGCGGGCGAGCACGAGCCAGAGCATTTCGCGGGCGCCAACCTGATCGTGCTCAGCCCGGGCATAGCCCGCTCGAAAGTCGCGCACCTTCTGCCTGCGGGCGTGCAGGTGGTTTCCGAACTGGAACTGGCGAGCTGGTTTGTGTCCGAACCCATCATAGCGGTGACTGGAACCAACGGCAAAACCACCACCACGACCCTCATCGGCCGCATTCTCGAAGCCAACGGCAAGAAGGTCTTCACCGGCGGCAATATCGGCACGCCCCTGTGTGAATATCTGCTGGGAGGCGAGCAGGCCGACATCCTGGTGCTCGAAGTGTCGAGCTTTCAGTTGCAGAACTCCCCGTCCTTTCATCCCCGGGTGGGCGTGCTGCTCAATTTTTCGGCCAACCACCTCGATTACCACGAGACCATGGAAGAGTATTTGAGCGCAAAGCTCTCCATGTTCGGGCACATGGATGCATCGGATTTGGCCGTGGTGCCGTTGTCCATGAAGGATGAGCTTGAGAGACGAAATTTCACCCAGGGTCGCAGGGTCTATTTCGTGGCCAGCCCACGCTTTGAATGCCCGGGGCTGCCCGGTGAGCACAATCGGGAAAACATGGAGGCGGCCTATCTGGCGTGCCGCTATTTCGGGCTTTCCGAGGAGGATGTGCAGCGCGGGATCGACGGTTTTGCCACCCTGCCGCATCGCATTGAGGCGGTCGCGGAGCACAAGGGCATCGTTTTTATCGATGATTCCAAGTCCACGACCATTGACTCCATGATCGCGGCACTCAAAAGCCAGGACCGCCCCGTGCGTCTTTTGGCCGGAGGCGTGTTCAAGGGCGGTGATCTCTGTGCGGTGGTGCCGATTCTGCGCGAGAAGGTTCGCGGCGTGTATCTGTTCGGGCAGTCGCGGGAAATTTTCGAAGCGGCCTGGAGCGGTTGCGGCAAGGAAATCAGTTGGGACGCAACGCTGGAAGAGGCCTTGTTCAGGGCCGCCGCCGACGCCCGAAGCGGAGAATGCGTGCTTCTGTCGCCGGCCACGGCCAGTTTTGACCTCTTCGCCAACTACAAGGAGCGGGGCAAGGCTTTCCAGCGCGCTGTCAGGGAATGGGTGGAGGGCGCATCATGA
- a CDS encoding radical SAM protein, whose protein sequence is MSELYLGRTAPRLKDWGGRLPVALVFPEAARHGLSTLGWQVVYRLLASREELAVERFFWDSTSPRPRSVDSGRDLGLFPLVLFSLNFEGDFPTAIRLLQDADIPVRADARQSWPMILAGGPLAFLNPFPILPALDGIFVGEAEAGLSAVIDKIANAWNSGGDKAAVLEDIAGLPGMLIPGKSTEPVRRVVDASASGNLHDPAYSCFVSSEAQFRDMLLLEVNRGCPYGCRFCAAGSIYKPPRHAELETLQDIVTRCAPQKVGLVGTALTDWPDLLPFLRWLQERKIKFSLSSLRADGLTDELLEFLRHTGTRSVTLALEGASRRLRQAMNKHFSEEAFLDAVTRISRLQFNTLKLYMITGWPDESEEDWAEFESFLGRIDEARKMGQGNRKKGVELVSLSVSCLVPKAWTPLQWATIPEEDWFKKAMKRFKGAVGRFKGMRFAGENPGQARVQMFLARGGEEIFPCLERAAETGLGEAVKEFDEMVRQVLARPLDRDSVFPWERLDIGVSRKFLYSEWTKYKHGMITPPCPESGCSECGICGMDRFLSLPHGS, encoded by the coding sequence GTGTCCGAGCTCTATCTAGGCCGAACCGCCCCACGACTGAAGGATTGGGGAGGCCGGCTGCCTGTTGCCCTGGTATTTCCGGAGGCAGCGCGGCACGGACTCTCCACCCTGGGTTGGCAGGTTGTCTACCGGCTGCTCGCAAGTCGCGAGGAGCTGGCCGTTGAGCGTTTCTTCTGGGATTCCACTTCTCCGAGGCCCAGGTCCGTTGACTCCGGACGCGACCTGGGCCTCTTCCCCCTTGTTCTGTTCAGCCTCAATTTTGAAGGTGATTTCCCTACGGCCATACGCCTCCTGCAGGATGCGGACATCCCGGTCAGAGCCGATGCGCGCCAGTCCTGGCCCATGATCCTGGCTGGCGGGCCCCTGGCGTTTCTCAACCCGTTTCCGATCTTGCCGGCGTTGGACGGAATTTTTGTCGGCGAGGCCGAGGCGGGGCTTTCCGCCGTCATCGACAAGATAGCCAACGCCTGGAACAGCGGCGGGGACAAGGCCGCCGTTCTGGAGGATATCGCGGGGCTGCCCGGAATGCTGATTCCCGGCAAAAGCACCGAACCCGTGCGCAGGGTCGTGGATGCGTCCGCGTCCGGAAATCTGCACGACCCGGCCTATTCCTGCTTTGTCAGTTCCGAGGCCCAGTTTCGGGACATGCTGCTTTTGGAAGTCAACCGGGGTTGCCCTTACGGGTGCCGCTTTTGCGCGGCAGGCAGTATCTACAAGCCGCCCCGCCACGCCGAGCTGGAGACGCTGCAAGACATCGTGACGCGTTGCGCTCCGCAAAAAGTGGGTCTGGTAGGCACGGCGCTGACTGACTGGCCGGACCTGTTGCCATTTTTGCGCTGGCTGCAGGAGCGCAAGATCAAATTTTCGCTGTCGTCGCTTCGCGCCGACGGCTTGACCGACGAGTTGCTCGAATTTCTTCGCCATACCGGCACCCGTTCCGTGACCCTGGCCCTGGAGGGGGCGAGTCGCCGCCTGCGCCAGGCCATGAATAAGCATTTTTCGGAAGAGGCCTTTCTGGACGCCGTGACGCGCATCAGTCGATTGCAGTTCAACACCTTGAAACTGTACATGATCACGGGCTGGCCGGATGAGAGTGAAGAGGACTGGGCCGAATTCGAGTCCTTTCTGGGCCGCATCGATGAGGCCAGGAAGATGGGGCAGGGCAACCGCAAGAAGGGGGTCGAGCTTGTCTCCCTGTCGGTCAGCTGCCTTGTGCCCAAGGCCTGGACTCCCCTGCAATGGGCGACCATCCCGGAAGAGGACTGGTTCAAGAAGGCCATGAAGCGCTTCAAGGGCGCTGTCGGACGCTTCAAGGGCATGCGTTTCGCGGGAGAGAACCCCGGTCAGGCGCGAGTGCAGATGTTTCTGGCCAGGGGCGGGGAAGAAATTTTTCCCTGTCTGGAACGGGCGGCCGAAACAGGACTTGGCGAGGCCGTGAAGGAATTCGACGAGATGGTGCGGCAGGTGCTTGCCCGTCCGCTTGACCGGGACAGCGTGTTTCCCTGGGAGCGTCTGGACATAGGGGTTTCAAGGAAATTTCTGTATTCGGAGTGGACCAAATACAAGCACGGAATGATCACTCCTCCATGCCCCGAGTCCGGTTGCAGCGAGTGCGGGATTTGCGGGATGGACCGCTTCCTGTCATTGCCGCACGGGAGTTAA
- the ftsZ gene encoding cell division protein FtsZ has product MDFLEIEREDNALIKVIGVGGGGGNAVNNMIKAAMQGVTFIAANTDMQALKHSQAEYKIQLGDKLTKGLGAGANPDMGRDAALESQAQIRDILGDCDMVFVTAGMGGGTGTGAAPVIAQVAKDMGALTVAVVTKPFFFEGKRRQQQAERGIKDLREIVDSIITIPNDRLLTLASKKASFVDMLGKADEVLFHAVKGISDLIMVPGLINLDFADVKAVMEEMGLAMMGTGIASGDGRAREAALKAITSPLLEDVTIDGARGVLMNITCGPDLTIEEVSEAASIVHEAAHEDAKIYFGTVFDMDCVDEMRITVIATGIQDGNAPLEKGTKVTPFAANPAASRLGAESEGSFIRPRTRKITVNESADLSVPAYIRAKTQPGAEEKRHEVRKCVNGGDDAEFLFEEEEFEIPSFIRMQAD; this is encoded by the coding sequence ATGGATTTCCTAGAAATTGAACGCGAAGACAATGCTTTGATCAAAGTGATCGGAGTGGGTGGCGGAGGCGGCAATGCGGTGAACAACATGATCAAGGCCGCCATGCAGGGCGTGACCTTCATCGCCGCCAACACGGACATGCAGGCTCTGAAGCATTCCCAGGCCGAGTACAAGATTCAGCTCGGAGACAAACTGACCAAGGGCCTTGGCGCTGGCGCAAATCCTGACATGGGCCGGGACGCGGCGCTTGAGAGCCAGGCCCAGATCAGGGATATCCTGGGCGACTGCGACATGGTTTTCGTCACCGCCGGCATGGGCGGCGGCACGGGTACCGGAGCCGCTCCGGTCATCGCGCAGGTGGCCAAGGACATGGGCGCGCTGACCGTGGCCGTTGTCACCAAGCCTTTCTTTTTTGAAGGCAAGCGTCGGCAGCAGCAGGCCGAACGCGGGATCAAGGATCTGCGCGAGATCGTCGACAGCATCATCACCATCCCCAATGACCGCCTGCTGACCCTGGCATCCAAGAAGGCCTCCTTCGTGGACATGCTGGGCAAGGCAGACGAAGTCCTTTTTCACGCCGTGAAGGGCATTTCGGACCTGATCATGGTTCCCGGTCTCATCAACCTTGACTTTGCCGACGTGAAGGCGGTCATGGAAGAGATGGGTCTGGCCATGATGGGCACGGGCATCGCTTCCGGCGACGGCAGAGCCCGCGAGGCGGCCCTGAAGGCCATCACCAGCCCGCTCCTGGAGGACGTGACCATCGACGGCGCTCGTGGCGTGCTCATGAACATCACCTGCGGCCCGGACCTGACCATCGAAGAAGTCAGCGAAGCCGCCAGCATCGTGCATGAAGCCGCTCACGAAGATGCCAAGATCTACTTCGGCACGGTCTTCGACATGGATTGCGTGGATGAAATGCGCATCACCGTCATCGCCACCGGCATTCAGGACGGAAATGCGCCTCTGGAAAAAGGAACCAAGGTCACGCCTTTCGCCGCGAATCCGGCAGCGAGCCGCCTCGGGGCCGAGAGTGAAGGCTCCTTCATCCGTCCGCGCACCCGCAAAATCACGGTCAACGAGAGCGCCGATCTCAGCGTTCCCGCCTATATTCGGGCCAAGACCCAGCCGGGCGCGGAAGAAAAGCGGCATGAGGTTCGCAAATGCGTGAACGGGGGCGATGACGCCGAGTTCCTGTTCGAAGAGGAGGAATTTGAAATTCCGTCATTCATCAGAATGCAGGCAGACTAG